One stretch of Comamonas testosteroni DNA includes these proteins:
- the corA gene encoding magnesium/cobalt transporter CorA: MLNIFTLANGRLVQEEIESLADLERFRPVWVDLESPTLEEKRWIKQHYELSIPEDAMDDDIEESARFYEEDNGELHIRSDFLIDDDEDPRSVRVAFIVNQHNAALRSHGVLFSIHDEDVPVFRLLRMRARRAPGLIDDAKDVLLKLFDADAEYSADTLERIYDDLEKASKMVLSGDVTDEMAKEVLGAIARQEDLNGRIRRNVMDTRRAVSFLMRSKMLNAEQFEEARQILRDIESLDSHTAFLFDKINFLMDATVGFININQNKIIKIFSVASVALLPPTLIASVYGMNFKFMPELEWEFGYGYVVALMILSAVGPMLYFRKRGWLK; the protein is encoded by the coding sequence ATGCTCAACATCTTTACGCTAGCCAATGGTCGACTCGTTCAGGAAGAAATCGAGTCCCTGGCAGACCTTGAACGCTTTCGCCCCGTCTGGGTCGACCTGGAATCGCCAACCCTCGAAGAAAAGCGCTGGATCAAGCAGCACTACGAGCTGTCCATCCCCGAAGATGCGATGGACGACGATATCGAGGAGTCGGCGCGTTTTTACGAAGAAGACAATGGCGAGCTGCATATCCGCAGCGACTTTCTGATCGACGACGACGAAGACCCCCGCTCGGTGCGCGTGGCCTTCATCGTCAACCAGCACAACGCAGCGCTGCGCAGCCATGGCGTGCTGTTCTCCATCCATGACGAGGATGTGCCTGTCTTTCGCCTGCTGCGCATGCGGGCGCGCCGTGCGCCCGGCTTGATCGACGATGCCAAGGATGTGCTGCTCAAGCTGTTTGACGCCGACGCCGAATACTCGGCCGATACGCTGGAGCGCATTTACGACGACCTGGAAAAAGCCAGCAAGATGGTGCTGTCCGGCGATGTGACCGACGAGATGGCCAAGGAAGTGCTGGGCGCGATCGCCCGCCAGGAAGACTTGAACGGCCGCATCCGCCGCAACGTCATGGACACGCGCCGCGCCGTGAGCTTTCTGATGCGCTCCAAGATGCTCAATGCCGAGCAGTTCGAGGAGGCGCGCCAGATCCTGCGCGACATCGAGTCGCTGGACAGTCACACCGCCTTTCTGTTCGACAAGATCAACTTCCTGATGGACGCCACGGTCGGCTTCATCAACATCAATCAGAACAAGATCATCAAGATCTTCTCGGTGGCCAGCGTGGCCTTGCTGCCGCCCACGCTGATTGCCAGCGTCTACGGCATGAACTTCAAGTTCATGCCCGAGCTGGAATGGGAATTCGGCTACGGCTACGTGGTCGCCCTGATGATTCTCAGCGCCGTCGGCCCCATGCTGTACTTCCGCAAACGCGGCTGGTTGAAATAG
- the rimI gene encoding ribosomal protein S18-alanine N-acetyltransferase — protein sequence MTLPSSSTLATDASTQDAASLVHFEPLSALWLDTLLPIEEQAYVHPWTRGNFQDAMVAGYQIQLLVDADHQLLGYFVAMQALDEVHLLNITVNPACQRQGWARVLLDALALWSRQQNAQWIWLEVRESNARAREVYLRHGFAEVGLRKNYYPNPNGPREHAVLMSLKLWP from the coding sequence ATGACCTTGCCCAGCAGCTCCACACTCGCCACCGACGCCAGCACCCAGGATGCGGCATCCCTGGTGCATTTCGAGCCGCTGTCCGCGCTCTGGCTGGACACCCTGCTCCCAATCGAGGAGCAGGCCTATGTCCATCCATGGACGCGCGGCAACTTCCAGGATGCCATGGTGGCCGGCTACCAGATACAGCTGCTGGTCGATGCCGATCACCAGTTGCTGGGCTACTTTGTCGCCATGCAGGCGCTGGACGAGGTGCATCTGCTCAATATCACCGTCAACCCGGCATGCCAGCGCCAGGGCTGGGCGCGCGTGCTGCTCGATGCGCTGGCGCTGTGGTCGCGCCAGCAGAATGCCCAATGGATCTGGCTGGAAGTGCGCGAAAGCAATGCCCGCGCCCGCGAGGTCTATCTCAGGCACGGCTTTGCCGAAGTCGGCCTGCGCAAGAACTACTACCCCAACCCCAACGGCCCGCGCGAACATGCGGTGCTCATGAGTCTGAAACTATGGCCCTGA
- a CDS encoding MFS transporter: MKDSRSLRWWGVVTLFVIVAISYVDRINISVLITDHDFLSHIGLTPDDRTRQGLLATAFMVGYGVSSFVLTPFCAALFGVRRSLFAGLLLWGVVTFLSPAMNSYGLLLASRILLGVSEGPLFSLAGSYIKAHFESRENGKPNSLVNMGTGLGLAVGYPFVGYLVVGHNWETSFHVLGLINVLLGVPLVWAFVRMPKVDTGMPKPQSLGEAVGQVGQIVRGAMHTRYLWLITILTAAFLSYLWGSSNWLPAYLKESRGFSMREMGWLASLPQYASVAAVFVGGMIIDRIARRQVPLIFVFGSLGVAIAVWLAIHMEDRYAAAYCLIAANFCWGLMSPAIPSTVQHCARPEHVASAYGVVNGAGSLVAGFMPAIMGAVIGALSARGGVGAGFFAGFAALIGTQVIVMLCGIVLWVRERSAEAQSS, translated from the coding sequence ATGAAAGACTCACGCTCGTTGCGCTGGTGGGGCGTGGTCACGCTGTTCGTGATCGTCGCCATTTCCTACGTGGATCGGATCAATATCTCGGTCCTCATCACCGATCACGACTTTCTGTCGCATATCGGCCTCACGCCCGACGACCGAACGCGTCAGGGCCTGCTGGCCACGGCCTTCATGGTCGGCTACGGTGTTTCGTCCTTTGTGCTCACGCCGTTCTGTGCGGCGCTGTTCGGCGTGCGCCGCAGCCTGTTTGCCGGTTTGCTGCTATGGGGTGTGGTGACCTTTCTGTCGCCGGCCATGAACAGCTACGGGCTGCTGCTGGCATCGCGCATTCTGCTGGGTGTGTCCGAGGGGCCGCTGTTCTCGCTGGCCGGCAGCTACATCAAGGCGCATTTCGAGAGCCGCGAGAACGGCAAACCCAACTCCCTGGTCAATATGGGCACCGGACTGGGCCTGGCGGTGGGCTATCCCTTCGTCGGCTACCTGGTCGTGGGCCACAACTGGGAAACCTCCTTCCATGTGCTGGGCCTGATCAACGTGCTGCTGGGCGTTCCGCTGGTCTGGGCCTTTGTGCGCATGCCCAAGGTGGACACCGGCATGCCCAAGCCCCAGTCGCTGGGCGAGGCCGTGGGCCAGGTCGGCCAGATCGTGCGCGGTGCCATGCATACGCGCTATCTGTGGCTGATCACCATTCTCACGGCGGCTTTTCTGTCCTATCTCTGGGGCAGCAGCAACTGGCTGCCCGCCTATCTCAAGGAGTCGCGCGGCTTTTCCATGCGCGAGATGGGCTGGCTGGCTTCGCTGCCGCAATACGCGAGCGTGGCGGCGGTCTTCGTCGGCGGCATGATCATCGACCGCATCGCGCGCCGGCAGGTGCCGCTGATCTTTGTCTTCGGCAGCCTCGGCGTGGCGATTGCCGTGTGGCTGGCCATCCATATGGAAGACCGCTATGCGGCAGCCTATTGCCTGATTGCCGCCAACTTCTGCTGGGGGCTGATGAGCCCGGCCATTCCGAGCACCGTGCAGCATTGCGCGCGGCCCGAGCATGTGGCCAGTGCCTATGGCGTGGTCAACGGCGCGGGCAGCCTGGTCGCGGGCTTCATGCCGGCCATCATGGGTGCGGTGATAGGCGCGCTGTCGGCCCGCGGCGGCGTGGGTGCGGGATTCTTCGCGGGCTTTGCTGCGCTGATAGGCACGCAGGTGATCGTGATGCTGTGCGGCATCGTGCTCTGGGTGCGCGAGCGCAGCGCCGAAGCGCAGTCATCGTGA
- a CDS encoding uracil-DNA glycosylase family protein — protein sequence MALNLDARQRAMLEAMGITVWLPEPVEPVAVAAVTAVAAAPSPVVEPLPVAAPAMRVASPAPVSPPVVQAAAPAAEAAPAQPTRPASPPPQNLSGHRAHEPRQFVQQPAAGPAGEPGLGWTISPAQLVYPHAPQHVHSAGQGGWLILLEPAANPPLLSPAQRPAADCAQTALQGDAARLLDNMLRALGLQEKPRVFSAALHRAPPDADLSHAQALQPALETLLRELRPDCVLVLGLASARAVLGRHDALGRLRAEPHHIAGVPTVVTYDPNYLLRAPQAKAGAWADLVQADAFTKGL from the coding sequence ATGGCCCTGAACCTGGACGCCCGCCAGCGGGCCATGCTGGAAGCCATGGGCATCACCGTCTGGTTGCCCGAGCCCGTGGAACCCGTGGCAGTGGCTGCTGTCACTGCAGTCGCCGCCGCACCGTCACCGGTCGTCGAGCCCCTGCCCGTCGCGGCACCGGCAATGCGCGTGGCGTCGCCCGCCCCCGTGAGCCCACCCGTGGTGCAGGCCGCCGCGCCCGCAGCCGAGGCAGCACCGGCCCAGCCGACCAGACCTGCCAGTCCGCCGCCCCAGAATCTGTCCGGCCACCGGGCGCACGAACCGCGTCAGTTTGTGCAGCAACCCGCCGCAGGCCCGGCAGGCGAGCCCGGCCTGGGCTGGACCATCAGTCCCGCCCAGCTGGTCTACCCCCATGCGCCTCAGCATGTGCACAGCGCCGGGCAAGGCGGCTGGCTGATCCTGCTGGAGCCTGCCGCCAACCCGCCCCTGCTGAGCCCGGCGCAAAGGCCTGCGGCCGACTGCGCCCAGACGGCTCTGCAGGGCGATGCCGCCAGGCTGCTGGACAATATGCTGCGCGCCCTCGGACTGCAGGAAAAACCGCGCGTCTTCAGCGCTGCGCTGCACCGCGCGCCGCCCGATGCCGATCTCAGCCATGCCCAGGCACTGCAACCCGCGCTGGAAACGCTGCTGCGCGAGCTGCGCCCCGACTGCGTGCTGGTCCTGGGCCTGGCCAGTGCACGCGCCGTGCTGGGCCGTCATGATGCGCTGGGACGGCTGCGGGCCGAACCGCACCACATAGCGGGCGTGCCCACGGTGGTGACCTACGACCCCAACTATCTGCTGCGTGCGCCGCAGGCCAAGGCCGGAGCCTGGGCCGACCTGGTGCAGGCCGACGCGTTTACCAAGGGGCTGTGA